In Candidatus Baltobacteraceae bacterium, a single genomic region encodes these proteins:
- a CDS encoding YbaB/EbfC family nucleoid-associated protein, with amino-acid sequence MNQAQLMQQVKKMQAEMVKAQEELANTTVQGSAANGIVTVEMTCDQRMKSIKIGKDAVDPDDIETLEDLVTVAVNDALTKANEKAQSRMGGLTGGMRIPGVM; translated from the coding sequence ATGAACCAAGCGCAACTGATGCAGCAGGTCAAGAAGATGCAAGCCGAGATGGTGAAAGCGCAAGAAGAACTTGCCAACACCACCGTGCAAGGCAGCGCCGCCAACGGAATCGTGACCGTCGAGATGACGTGCGATCAGCGAATGAAATCAATCAAGATCGGAAAGGATGCGGTCGACCCCGACGACATCGAAACACTCGAAGATCTCGTGACGGTCGCGGTTAACGACGCGCTCACCAAAGCCAATGAAAAAGCCCAATCCCGCATGGGCGGCCTCACCGGCGGCATGCGCATCCCCGGCGTGATGTGA
- the recR gene encoding recombination mediator RecR, producing the protein MQALINEFSKLPTVGAKTAARLVFHLLNRPRNEAQALAEAILAVKDKVRFCSVCFSLTEDDPCDLCTDEERDRSIICVVAEAKDIYAIERTGAFKGRYHVLGGLISPMDGIGTAQLRVKELVERIGVENPTEIILATNPNAEGEATALYLARLLQPLCLVVSRLAYGLPIGADLDYADEMTLGRALQGRRAI; encoded by the coding sequence GTGCAAGCCCTCATCAACGAGTTCTCGAAACTCCCAACCGTCGGCGCTAAGACCGCCGCACGGTTAGTGTTCCATTTACTGAACCGTCCGCGCAACGAAGCGCAAGCGCTGGCCGAAGCAATCCTCGCCGTGAAGGACAAGGTGCGTTTCTGTTCGGTGTGTTTTTCGCTGACCGAAGACGACCCGTGCGATCTCTGCACCGATGAAGAACGCGATCGCTCGATCATCTGCGTCGTCGCAGAAGCAAAAGACATCTACGCGATCGAACGCACCGGTGCATTCAAGGGCCGCTACCACGTGCTCGGCGGATTGATCTCCCCGATGGACGGCATCGGGACCGCGCAACTGCGGGTGAAGGAGCTTGTCGAGCGCATTGGCGTTGAAAATCCAACTGAGATCATTCTCGCAACGAATCCAAACGCCGAGGGCGAGGCAACGGCACTCTATCTTGCGCGGTTATTGCAGCCGCTATGCTTAGTCGTGAGCCGTTTGGCCTATGGGCTGCCTATAGGCGCGGACCTCGACTATGCTGATGAAATGACTCTAGGGAGAGCATTGC